In one window of Kiritimatiellia bacterium DNA:
- the pgsA gene encoding CDP-diacylglycerol--glycerol-3-phosphate 3-phosphatidyltransferase: MNLPNMLTLSRLLLAAVMMAFLSLEFPFARTAALLVFSAAAITDYFDGYLARRHYGITAFGQLMDPLTDKVLVCAAFVSFVGMQLVPAWIAVVIIGREFLVTGLRLLAAHRGHVVSAGRWGKHKTVWQITAIVLVLMGLALRHDFLGRASPAALESFDLWFGRLTYAISLAVAGITLVSGGLYFREHRDVIDAR, from the coding sequence ATGAATCTGCCGAACATGCTGACCTTGAGCCGCCTCCTGCTGGCCGCCGTGATGATGGCCTTTCTGTCGCTGGAGTTTCCCTTCGCGCGGACCGCGGCGCTGCTCGTCTTCAGTGCCGCGGCGATCACGGACTATTTCGACGGCTACCTGGCCCGGCGCCACTACGGCATCACGGCGTTCGGGCAGCTGATGGACCCGCTCACGGACAAGGTGCTGGTCTGCGCCGCGTTTGTCAGCTTCGTCGGGATGCAACTGGTGCCCGCGTGGATCGCGGTGGTGATCATCGGCCGCGAATTCCTGGTCACGGGGCTTCGCCTGCTGGCCGCGCATCGCGGCCACGTGGTCTCCGCGGGGCGGTGGGGCAAGCACAAGACCGTTTGGCAGATCACGGCCATCGTGCTGGTGCTGATGGGCCTGGCGCTGCGCCACGATTTCCTGGGCCGGGCCTCGCCCGCGGCGCTGGAGTCCTTCGACCTGTGGTTCGGCCGCCTGACCTACGCGATCTCGCTGGCCGTCGCGGGAATCACGCTGGTCTCCGGCGGGCTGTATTTCCGGGAGCACCGGGACGTGATCGACGCCCGCTAA
- a CDS encoding prepilin-type N-terminal cleavage/methylation domain-containing protein → MKRRIQCRTAVVPKRATLRRGFTLLEIMIVVSFIGLLAGLAVPGLLRARQSSQRVRCIDNLRQIDSAKEQWAMENFAGEGDPVGEGDITPYFQRGFPVCPARGEYTIMAIGQNPQCDQDGHVLRE, encoded by the coding sequence ATGAAAAGGCGAATCCAGTGTCGCACGGCGGTGGTTCCGAAACGGGCGACTCTACGGCGCGGGTTCACCTTGCTTGAAATCATGATCGTGGTCAGTTTCATTGGGCTCCTGGCAGGATTGGCCGTTCCCGGCTTGCTGCGCGCAAGGCAGTCCTCCCAGCGGGTGCGGTGCATCGACAATCTTCGTCAGATCGATTCCGCGAAGGAGCAGTGGGCCATGGAGAATTTCGCCGGCGAGGGGGACCCGGTGGGCGAGGGGGACATCACCCCGTATTTCCAGAGGGGTTTCCCCGTGTGCCCCGCCCGGGGCGAGTACACGATCATGGCGATCGGACAGAATCCGCAGTGCGACCAGGACGGTCACGTGTTGCGCGAGTAG
- a CDS encoding type II secretion system protein, which produces MRRNAGFTLVEIMIVVAIIGLLAAIAIPSFVRARQTTQTNTCINNLRLIDAAKQQWALETGAAADAAPGEADIQPYMKNDESPICPLSDAFDYTIGDLATDPTCANFNADSHNAVL; this is translated from the coding sequence ATGAGAAGGAATGCTGGTTTCACGCTGGTGGAGATCATGATCGTTGTGGCCATCATTGGCCTGTTGGCGGCCATCGCCATTCCGTCGTTTGTGCGCGCGCGCCAGACGACCCAGACCAATACCTGCATCAACAACCTCCGGCTGATTGATGCGGCCAAGCAGCAGTGGGCGCTGGAAACGGGCGCGGCGGCCGATGCGGCCCCGGGCGAAGCGGACATCCAGCCCTACATGAAGAATGATGAATCCCCGATTTGCCCCCTCTCCGATGCGTTTGATTACACCATCGGCGACCTGGCAACGGATCCGACCTGCGCGAATTTCAACGCCGATTCGCATAACGCCGTTCTGTAA
- a CDS encoding type II secretion system F family protein yields the protein MAISTTPGSRSRSAATAASAPIRKRRIPGAQKIKAKELPAFTRQMGAMLSAGLPVVQTLEALEEQNTNKVFKHVISGVKSRIEGGASFSEALAQYPDIFDELYISMLRAGESGGMLAETTARIATFLEGWVRLKRKVKSAMMYPVIVMVVALLITSSLIIWIVPIFASIYADFGADLPGPTQWLMNVSTAMRKNAVFVVAGIVVTAIALGQFKKTEKGAFMWDGIKLRLPVVGELVRKISLARFSSTFAQLTRSGVPILQTMEIVAYATGNKVLGKIVLDARTNVERGEPLSAALNKSRAYPRLLIHMLTAGEKTGRVDEMLAKIADFYNDEVETTLAGLTSLIEPLLIVFLGVIIGGVVVCMFMPIFKMHEIVGF from the coding sequence ATGGCCATCAGCACAACGCCGGGAAGCCGGTCCCGTTCCGCCGCGACCGCCGCCTCGGCCCCGATCCGGAAGCGCCGGATCCCCGGCGCGCAGAAGATCAAGGCCAAGGAACTGCCGGCCTTCACCCGCCAGATGGGCGCCATGCTGTCGGCCGGTCTGCCGGTGGTCCAGACCCTGGAGGCGCTGGAGGAGCAGAACACCAACAAGGTCTTCAAGCACGTCATCAGCGGCGTCAAGTCGCGCATCGAGGGCGGGGCGTCTTTTTCCGAGGCGCTGGCCCAGTACCCGGACATCTTCGACGAGCTCTACATCAGCATGCTGCGGGCCGGGGAGAGCGGGGGCATGCTGGCGGAAACCACCGCCCGCATCGCGACCTTTCTCGAGGGCTGGGTGCGGCTGAAGCGCAAGGTCAAGTCGGCCATGATGTACCCCGTCATCGTGATGGTGGTCGCCCTGCTTATCACGTCGTCCCTGATCATCTGGATCGTGCCCATCTTCGCGAGCATCTATGCCGACTTCGGGGCGGATCTTCCCGGCCCCACCCAGTGGCTCATGAACGTCAGCACCGCCATGCGCAAGAACGCGGTTTTTGTCGTGGCGGGGATCGTCGTGACGGCGATCGCCCTGGGCCAGTTCAAGAAAACCGAGAAGGGGGCGTTCATGTGGGACGGGATCAAGCTCCGGCTCCCGGTTGTCGGCGAACTGGTGCGCAAGATATCCCTCGCCCGATTCTCCTCCACCTTCGCCCAACTGACGCGCAGCGGGGTGCCGATCCTGCAAACCATGGAGATCGTCGCCTACGCGACGGGGAACAAGGTGCTGGGCAAGATCGTCCTTGACGCGCGGACCAACGTCGAGCGGGGCGAGCCCCTCTCCGCGGCCCTCAACAAGAGCAGGGCCTATCCCCGCCTGCTGATCCACATGCTCACGGCGGGCGAAAAAACAGGCCGCGTGGACGAGATGCTCGCCAAGATCGCCGACTTCTATAACGACGAAGTGGAGACCACGCTCGCGGGCCTGACCTCCCTCATTGAGCCCCTGCTGATCGTGTTCCTGGGCGTGATCATCGGCGGCGTCGTGGTCTGCATGTTCATGCCCATCTTCAAGATGCATGAGATCGTAGGCTTCTGA
- a CDS encoding sigma-54-dependent Fis family transcriptional regulator, protein MARILLVDDEASILSVLSTLLKAEGHEVLPVMGGEKAQDLIRNEQFDLMISDIRMSPVDGMQLLQQIRKEKPQTAVIMITAYGSVETAVESMKQGAFDYVTKPFKVDELLLTVQRALEYGAAMAENVELKAQIESRYHFENIIAESAAMRRVCEMIERVAPTDTTVLILGESGTGKELVAKAIHAHSRRKNKRFLPINCAAMPEPLLESEMFGHVKGAFTGATVNKDGLFEAANGGTIFLDEIGAMPPSIQGKLLRVLQDKQIRRVGGTDSVAVDVRVLAATNDRLENLIEQGKFREDLYYRLSVIPIEIKPLRERIEDVLPLCYHFLRQEAGPNREPLPVDPDAQLVMEQYSWPGNVRELENAVRHAMTFAQEKGRITRDVLPAKIVAAVDSGATTAAAIGIRAEQFKGKSLKSFLRSKEKEYLEQVLKNVDGDKAKAAKALKISLATLYRKLPEPRE, encoded by the coding sequence ATGGCGCGAATACTCTTGGTGGATGACGAGGCCAGTATCCTTAGCGTGTTAAGCACCTTGCTCAAGGCCGAGGGGCACGAGGTGCTGCCGGTCATGGGCGGCGAGAAGGCGCAGGACCTCATCCGCAACGAGCAGTTCGACCTCATGATCTCGGACATCCGGATGAGCCCCGTAGACGGCATGCAGCTTCTCCAGCAGATCCGCAAGGAAAAGCCCCAGACGGCGGTAATCATGATCACGGCGTACGGGTCAGTGGAGACTGCCGTCGAAAGCATGAAGCAGGGCGCCTTTGACTACGTGACCAAACCCTTCAAGGTGGACGAGCTCCTGCTGACCGTCCAGCGGGCGCTGGAGTACGGGGCGGCGATGGCGGAGAACGTTGAACTCAAGGCCCAGATCGAATCGCGTTACCATTTCGAGAACATCATTGCCGAGAGCGCGGCCATGCGCCGGGTCTGCGAAATGATCGAGCGGGTGGCCCCGACGGATACCACCGTGCTGATCCTGGGGGAGAGCGGGACGGGCAAGGAACTGGTGGCCAAGGCCATTCATGCCCACAGCCGCCGGAAGAACAAGCGGTTCCTGCCCATCAACTGCGCGGCCATGCCCGAGCCGCTCCTGGAGTCAGAGATGTTCGGGCACGTCAAGGGCGCCTTCACGGGAGCCACCGTCAACAAGGATGGCTTGTTCGAGGCCGCCAACGGCGGGACGATCTTCCTGGACGAGATCGGGGCCATGCCGCCCAGCATCCAGGGCAAGCTCCTGCGAGTGCTCCAGGACAAGCAGATTCGGCGGGTGGGGGGGACCGACTCGGTGGCCGTGGATGTCCGTGTCCTGGCCGCCACAAACGACCGGCTGGAAAATCTGATCGAGCAGGGCAAGTTCCGGGAAGACCTGTATTATCGTTTGAGCGTTATCCCTATAGAAATCAAGCCGCTGCGGGAGCGTATCGAGGATGTCCTTCCCTTGTGCTATCACTTTCTCCGCCAGGAGGCGGGCCCCAACCGCGAGCCTTTGCCCGTGGATCCGGATGCCCAGTTGGTCATGGAGCAGTACTCCTGGCCGGGTAACGTGCGGGAACTGGAAAACGCCGTCCGCCACGCCATGACCTTCGCACAGGAAAAGGGGCGTATCACGAGGGATGTCCTGCCCGCGAAGATTGTCGCGGCAGTCGACAGCGGAGCCACGACCGCGGCGGCGATAGGAATCCGCGCCGAGCAGTTCAAGGGTAAATCACTGAAGAGCTTCCTTCGCAGCAAGGAAAAAGAGTACCTTGAGCAGGTGCTAAAGAACGTTGATGGTGATAAAGCCAAGGCCGCCAAGGCGTTAAAGATAAGCCTTGCCACTCTCTACCGGAAGCTTCCGGAGCCCAGAGAATAA
- a CDS encoding helix-turn-helix domain-containing protein has translation MLDIGQTLREARERKKVTCSQAASATRMKVQHVEALERNDFKPMAAPTYAKGFIRLYAGYLGLDPGPLIRAYTEQHAAKEPPSLVAEDRNYSRPSLADLASRQARRLWAACRPKLVAWKRPLWIAGLLVLVFIAWRLWRGREKAMPAPPEAVETRAAEPASPRPPLPLLREPPDAYLDDVKPAAERTPPPGPAR, from the coding sequence ATGCTGGACATCGGACAGACCCTGCGCGAGGCCCGGGAGAGGAAGAAAGTGACGTGCTCCCAGGCCGCGTCCGCGACGCGGATGAAGGTCCAGCACGTTGAGGCCCTCGAGCGCAATGACTTCAAGCCCATGGCCGCGCCGACGTACGCCAAGGGGTTCATCCGCCTGTACGCGGGCTACCTGGGCCTGGACCCCGGGCCCCTGATCCGGGCCTACACGGAGCAGCATGCGGCCAAGGAGCCGCCCTCGCTCGTGGCGGAGGACCGCAACTATTCGCGCCCTTCGCTGGCGGACCTCGCGAGCCGCCAGGCGCGGCGCCTCTGGGCCGCGTGCCGCCCGAAGCTGGTGGCGTGGAAGAGACCGCTGTGGATCGCCGGCCTGCTCGTTCTCGTGTTCATCGCGTGGCGGCTGTGGCGGGGCCGGGAGAAGGCGATGCCCGCGCCGCCCGAGGCGGTCGAGACCCGGGCCGCGGAGCCCGCGAGCCCGCGCCCGCCCCTGCCGCTGCTCCGGGAACCCCCGGACGCCTACCTGGATGACGTGAAACCCGCGGCGGAGCGGACGCCGCCTCCCGGACCGGCCCGATGA
- a CDS encoding type II/IV secretion system protein, which yields MEAGSLGERVLDILLQRRDIPEEPLREVRQEASTSGRRLEKLLVEKNLVSALDMTLALAEHLKIPPITLTHFTPNPDLLQILPMELLAAHAMLPLDRTGSMLTLAVADPFDVVGLEEVHTHTHLEIVPVVAAEKEVTDLLQRFTKAPGQGLEEIIRDVSEGEVEVGREEKEEISLEEMLESAGDAPVIRIVNSIMIEAIRKHASDIHVEPMEKSIRLRYRIDGSLYETPSPPKSLQSAIISRVKIMANLNIAERRIPQDGRFRIRAVGKEADVRVSILPTVHGEKIVMRILDRAALAPNLASLGLDKKAYEDLRYSIGQPHGMILVTGPTGSGKTTTLYSALQELNTLDVNIITIEDPVEYQLQGINQIQAHPEVGLTFATGLRSILRQDPDIVMVGEIRDQETAAIAVQAALTGHLLLSTLHTNDAAGAVARLLYMGIEAFLLASSLIMTQAQRLYRKLCPACKKERRMPLEILRLNHIDPERFADVKMYEAVGCPKCFNTGYRGRAALMEVLLLDDPVRALILEEASAGAIREQAVKGGMLTLREAGLQRVREGITSIEEALLVTSGD from the coding sequence ATGGAAGCGGGTTCGTTGGGCGAACGGGTACTGGATATTCTGTTGCAGCGCCGGGACATTCCCGAGGAACCGCTGCGCGAAGTGCGGCAGGAGGCCAGCACCTCCGGCCGGCGGCTGGAGAAGCTGCTGGTCGAGAAAAACCTGGTCTCCGCCCTCGACATGACCCTTGCCCTGGCCGAGCATCTGAAAATTCCGCCGATCACGCTGACCCATTTCACGCCCAATCCCGACCTGCTCCAGATCCTGCCGATGGAACTGCTGGCGGCGCACGCCATGCTCCCGCTGGACCGCACGGGCTCCATGCTCACGCTGGCCGTGGCCGATCCCTTCGACGTGGTCGGCCTCGAGGAGGTCCATACCCATACCCACCTGGAGATCGTGCCCGTCGTGGCCGCCGAGAAGGAGGTCACCGACCTGCTCCAGCGGTTCACGAAGGCGCCGGGCCAGGGGCTCGAGGAAATCATCCGGGACGTGAGTGAAGGCGAGGTCGAGGTCGGCCGCGAGGAGAAGGAGGAGATCAGCCTCGAGGAGATGCTGGAGAGCGCCGGCGACGCGCCGGTCATCCGGATCGTCAACTCGATCATGATCGAGGCGATCCGCAAGCACGCCAGCGATATCCACGTGGAGCCGATGGAAAAAAGCATCCGGCTGCGCTACCGCATCGACGGCTCCCTGTACGAAACGCCGAGCCCGCCGAAGTCGCTGCAGTCCGCGATCATCTCGCGCGTGAAGATCATGGCCAACCTCAACATCGCCGAGCGCCGCATCCCGCAGGACGGCCGCTTCCGCATTCGCGCTGTCGGCAAGGAGGCCGACGTGCGCGTCAGCATCCTGCCCACCGTGCACGGCGAGAAGATCGTCATGCGCATCCTCGACCGCGCCGCGCTGGCGCCCAACCTGGCGTCGTTGGGGCTGGACAAGAAGGCCTACGAGGATCTGCGGTATTCCATCGGCCAGCCGCACGGCATGATCCTGGTCACCGGGCCGACGGGCAGCGGCAAGACCACCACCCTCTATTCCGCCCTGCAGGAGCTGAACACCCTCGACGTCAATATCATCACGATCGAGGACCCGGTGGAGTACCAGTTGCAGGGCATCAACCAGATCCAGGCCCACCCGGAGGTCGGCCTGACCTTCGCCACCGGCCTGCGCTCCATCCTGCGGCAGGACCCCGACATCGTGATGGTCGGCGAAATACGCGACCAGGAAACGGCCGCCATCGCCGTCCAGGCCGCCCTGACCGGCCACCTGCTGTTGAGCACCCTGCACACGAACGACGCCGCCGGCGCCGTGGCCCGGCTCCTCTACATGGGCATCGAGGCGTTCCTGCTGGCCTCGTCGCTGATCATGACCCAGGCGCAGCGGCTGTACCGCAAGCTCTGCCCGGCCTGCAAGAAGGAGCGCCGGATGCCCCTCGAAATTCTGCGGCTGAACCATATCGACCCGGAACGGTTCGCCGACGTCAAGATGTACGAGGCCGTCGGCTGCCCGAAATGCTTCAACACGGGCTACCGGGGCCGGGCGGCGCTGATGGAGGTTCTGCTCCTGGATGACCCGGTGCGCGCCCTGATCCTCGAGGAAGCCAGCGCGGGCGCGATCCGGGAGCAGGCCGTCAAGGGTGGCATGCTCACCCTCCGCGAGGCGGGATTGCAGCGCGTCCGCGAGGGGATCACCAGCATCGAGGAAGCGCTGCTCGTCACCAGCGGAGACTAG